The genomic DNA TTAATTCTGATCTTGGCAGCACGATTCATGTCTTGTTATCCCTGAAACCCTATTCGATGATTTTAGTAACTACACCTGCTCCCACCGTCCTTCCCCCTTCCCTTATCGCAAACCTCAGCTTCTCCTCCATCGCCACCGGCGCTATCAACTCCACCTCCATGTTCACGTTATCCCCAGGCATCACCAT from Thermodesulfobacteriota bacterium includes the following:
- the tuf gene encoding elongation factor Tu (EF-Tu; promotes GTP-dependent binding of aminoacyl-tRNA to the A-site of ribosomes during protein biosynthesis; when the tRNA anticodon matches the mRNA codon, GTP hydrolysis results; the inactive EF-Tu-GDP leaves the ribosome and release of GDP is promoted by elongation factor Ts; many prokaryotes have two copies of the gene encoding EF-Tu); this translates as MVMPGDNVNMEVELIAPVAMEEKLRFAIREGGRTVGAGVVTKIIE